A section of the Styela clava chromosome 9, kaStyClav1.hap1.2, whole genome shotgun sequence genome encodes:
- the LOC120340007 gene encoding uncharacterized protein LOC120340007: protein MDESTDSSESGSTFTLSSSIISNEDEKKKFGVTTAALFIVGTMCGTGVLTIPQAIVNSGYIGPALIIVCGTVASYTGTLLSECWTILRARYPEYESERIPDPYPTIAHRAGGRFAEVGTRICIDFTMFGTEVVLLLLISGNISNLITNLGHDSFPLCYIVMITTGCLIPLSWLGTPKDFWQAGIIAACTSIGAAFFVFGSMIKATSNHPQPERAEPEWSIFLSSLGTILFAFGGAGCFPTIQLDMKHPNKFSTSVVMGISTVISVYLLVGVTGLVVLGDNMKPNVLDALPAGWMSYTVNILVTSHFLMAYLIFNNPVSQDIEGILGIPNKFCLRRILFRTTFAGAVLFVALSVPHFDIILSLLGGTTIVLICFIFPPVYYLLLSRQRIPSDAHGPLPCHLTRGKESETNSNSLVTRSDDNTKHTGWIQVDVELHTKVILMEIIIFSFVGGACSTYFSIASLVNGQSGFTAPCYINISVGL from the exons ATGGATGAATCAACAGATTCGTCAGAAAGCGGTTCAACGTTTACACTATCATCGTCCATTATATCG AATGAAGATGAGAAAAAGAAATTTGGCGTAACGACAGCTGCATTGTTTATTGTTGGAACAATGTGTGGAACTGGAGTTCTGACTATTCCACAAGCCATAGTGAATAGCGGATACATTG GACCTGCCCTTATCATTGTGTGCGGCACAGTGGCTTCATACACAGGAACTCTTCTCAGTGAATGTTGGACCATACTACGAGCTCGATATCCAGAATATGAAAGCGAAAGAATCCCCGACCCATATCCAACCATAGCTCACAGAGCTGGAGGACGATTTGCTGAAGTTGGTACCAGGATCTGTATCGATTTTACCATGTTTGGAACAG AAGTAGTACTCCTTCTTCTGATATCAGGCAATATATCCAATTTAATTACCAACCTGGGACATGATAGTTTTCCTCTTTGTTATATTGTGATGATCACCACAGGATGTCTGATACCCCTTTCGTGGTTGGGCACACCAAAGGATTTTTGGCAAGCCGGAATTATTGCCGCGTGCACAAGTATCGGGGCTGCCTTCTTTGTATTCGGTAGTATGATTAAA GCAACTTCAAATCATCCTCAACCTGAACGTGCAGAACCTGAATGGTCAATATTTCTCAGTTCTTTAGGGACAATACTTTTTGCATTCGGAGGTGCTGGTTGCTTTCCAACAATTCAACTTGATATGAAACATCCTAATAAGTTTTCAACATCTGTGGTAATGGGAATTTCAA ctGTTATCTCGGTGTATCTTCTTGTCGGAGTCACAGGGCTCGTCGTTCTCGGTGACAACATGAAACCAAATGTTCTCGATGCTCTTCCTGCCGGGTGGATGTCATACACGGTTAATATTTTAGTGACGTCGCATTTTCTCATGGCTTATCTCATCTTCAACAATCCTGTCAGTCAAGATATCGAAGGAATCCTCGGGATACCCAACA AATTTTGTCTCAGAAGAATCTTGTTTCGGACAACTTTCGCCGGTGCCGTCTTGTTTGTGGCGTTGTCAGTTCCTCACTTCGAcataatactttcattattggGTGGGACTACAATCGTtttaatttgtttcattttcccACCGGTATACTATTTGTTGTTATCGAGACAGCGAATTCCTTCCGATGCACACGGTCCCCTACCCTGCCATCTAACACGAGGGAAAGAGTCAGAAACAAATTCAAACTCTTTAGTTACTCGGTCAGATGATAATACAAAGCATACTGGTTGGATTCAAGTTGATGTTGAATTACACACTAAAGTTATTTTAATGGAAATCATAATATTTAGTTTTGTCGGAGGTGCATGTTCAACCTATTTTTCAATTGCCTCCCTTGTTAATGGACAGTCAGGATTTACTGCACCGTGTTATATTAATATTAGTGTTGGACTTTAA
- the LOC120340006 gene encoding uncharacterized protein LOC120340006 gives MRQIELPTPIQQLRFGQQEKLENMQQEFAYGSLFGGGTVFLLLISDNTTNLLQSMGGIQFYPCYMMMIVFCILTPLSWIGTPKDFWYAGLIAAATTTIGALLIVAGIVQDAPDHVDSYRPEPTASSFFNSFGVIVYAFGGASCFPTIQVDMKNPNKFNTAVGLGIIGVIFLYFPAGAAGYFVFGNDMKPNVLSALSPGWISYTINILITSHLLMAFVIISNPVTQEIEGFLNIPEKFTWKRVMTRTIYMLAVLFVALSIPHFNVILSLVGGSLIGCTCVVFPPLFYYLLSRQQKPEDAYGPLPEHMLHPHRPANNYRALESNYNWKQVNLSLHMKVFLFEIIIFGVGAGVSSTYFAIQSLVTGSSGFTVPCYVNASVG, from the exons ATGAGGCAAATAGAGTTACCGACCCCTATCCAACAATTGCGTTTCGGGCAGCAGGAAAAGTTGGAGAATATGCAACAAGAGTTTGCCTATGGCTCTCTATTCGGAGGAG GTACAGTTTTTCTTCTTTTGATTTCCGACAACACAACAAATCTTCTGCAGTCTATGGGTGGAATTCAATTTTATCCTTGCTACATGATGATGATAGTATTCTGCATACTTACCCCACTCTCTTGGATTGGAACTCCGAAAGATTTCTGGTATGCAGGTCTAATTGCTGCTGCAACAACCACAATAGGAGCTTTGTTAATCGTAGCTGGAATAGTTCAG GATGCGCCCGATCATGTTGATTCATACAGACCAGAACCAACAGCCTCGtcgtttttcaattcatttggaGTTATCGTTTATGCGTTTGGTGGAGCTAGTTGCTTTCCTACAATACAAGTTGATATGaaaaatccaaataaatttaatacagCAGTTGGTTTGGGAATAATTG GTGTAATCTTTCTCTATTTCCCTGCTGGAGCTGCCGGATATTTCGTATTTGGCAACGACATGAAACCTAACGTATTATCTGCTTTGTCCCCTGGATGGATTTCGTACACAATCAACATCTTGATTACATCACATCTATTAATGGCATTCGTTATTATTTCAAATCCAGTGACGCAAGAAATTGAAGGTTTCCTAAATATTCCAGAAA aATTCACTTGGAAGCGTGTGATGACTCGCACAATCTATATGCTTGCTGTATTATTCGTCGCTCTCAGCATTCCACATTTCAACGTTATACTTTCCTTAGTTGGAGGCTCTTTAATTGGCTGCACCTGTGTGGTCTTCCCGCCGTTATTTTACTACTTATTATCAAGGCAACAGAAGCCTGAAGACGCCTACGGGCCCTTACCGGAGCACATGCTGCATCCGCATAGACCAGCTAATAACTACAGAGCATTAGAATCAAATTACAATTGGAAGCAAGTGAACCTAAGTCTTCATATGAAAGTCTTCCTGTTTGAAATCATCATTTTTGGAGTGGGTGCCGGTGTTTCTTCAACTTACTTTGCGATCCAGTCATTGGTAACAGGATCCTCTGGTTTCACTGTACCTTGTTATGTTAATGCATCGGTAGGTTGA
- the LOC120339249 gene encoding uncharacterized protein LOC120339249 — protein MLLFTIAMADFDTQDILAVVRESDRKGENDDAFFLHVATPGKPPSALHRKVIVPFLKDHGWRKVSYQKTGFRALYFLRKESDETTYNNGRQNLKQLNIHKSSPSNATQLLAMNHRSELKRRIEDYKRQHNLSFHIHLILSRPLDYEEDFAEIANKHENNGV, from the exons ATGTTATTGTTTACAATCGCCATGGCGGATTTTGATACTCAGGACATACTAGCAGTTGTAAGGGAAAGCGACCGAAAGGGTGAAAACGATGACGCATTTTTCTTGCACGTCGCAACACCTGGAAAGCCACCATCTGCATTGCATAGGAAAGTGATAGTTCCCTTCCTGAAGGATCATGGCTGGAGAAAAGTCAGCTATCAGAAAACTGGATTCAG AGCTCTTTATTTTCTGCGAAAAGAAAGCGACGAGACAACATACAACAACGGTCGTCAAAACCTGAAACAATTGAATATACACAAATCCAGTCCTTCGAATGCAACACAGCTGCTGGCAATGAATCATCGTTCGGAATTGAAACGTAGAATCGAGGATTACAAACGTCAACATAATTTAAGCTTCCATATTCATCTTATTCTTTCTCGACCTCTTGATTATGAAGAAGATTTTGCTGAAATTGCAAACAAACACGAAAATAATGGAGTTTAG
- the LOC120339771 gene encoding uncharacterized protein LOC120339771 isoform X2, producing MYGSTDLSFHGSTFSLSSNNLQRKNEEDRLGIATTALFIVGTMCGTGVLTIPQAVVNSGYIGPAIILTCGIKAAYTGTLLGKCWTILRNRYPEYENDRITDPYPTIAHRAGGRVAEIATRVCLDITMFGTRHHDFSLCYIVMITTGVLIPLSWLGTPKDFWQAGLIAACASIVAGFFVFGSMITSTSNQSSPEHAEPQWSLFMSAAGTILFSFGGASCFPTIQLDMRRPSKFPISAIIGISVVMSVYLLVGITGFVVLGDNMKPNVLNALPGDWMSYTVNILVTSHFFMAYLIFNNPVSQEIEGILKIPDKFCLKRVLLRTTLALTVMFVALTVPHFDVILSLLGGTTIVLVNFVFPPMFYIMLSKQRIPSDAYGPLPSHLTKRKQSAIDSTSLVTQSSFQSEEDVSNNPVWTQVQVELHVKVILIEIIIFGIVGGGCSTYFSIASLVNGKSGFTVPCYVNTSVGL from the exons ATGTATGGATCAACGGATTTATCTTTTCATGGTTCCACATTTTCACTGTCGTCCAACAATTTGCAG AGAAAAAATGAAGAAGACCGACTTGGAATTGCAACAACCGCATTGTTTATTGTCGGAACGATGTGTGGAACTGGTGTACTAACTATCCCGCAAGCTGTCGTCAATAGTGGATACATTG GACCAGCCATTATTCTTACGTGTGGTATTAAGGCCGCGTATACGGGAACGCTTCTTGGTAAATGCTGGACAATACTACGTAATCGTTACCCAGAATATGAAAATGACAGAATTACGGACCCCTACCCAACTATAGCGCATCGAGCTGGAGGACGAGTTGCTGAAATTGCTACAAGAGTTTGCCTTGATATAACAATGTTTGGAACAA GACATCATGATTTTTCTCTGTGTTATATCGTCATGATCACTACTGGAGTCTTGATTCCATTATCCTGGTTGGGAACACCAAAGGATTTTTGGCAAGCTGGACTTATTGCCGCATGTGCAAGTATTGTGGCTGGATTTTTTGTGTTTGGGAGCATGATAACA AGCACTTCAAATCAATCAAGTCCTGAACATGCGGAACCTCAGTGGTCCCTATTCATGAGTGCTGCAGGTACAATACTTTTTTCGTTCGGTGGAGCAagttgtttcccaaccattcAGCTTGATATGAGACGTCCATCCAAATTTCCAATATCAGCGATCATCGGAATTTCAG TTGTCATGTCGGTGTATCTTCTTGTCGGAATCACTGGGTTTGTGGTTCTCGGAGATAACATGAAACCAAATGTTCTTAATGCTCTACCTGGCGATTGGATGTCATACACGGTCAACATATTGGTGACATCGCATTTTTTCATGGCTTATCTCATCTTCAATAATCCTGTCAGTCAAGAGATTGAGGGTATCTTAAAAATACCGGACA aattttgcCTAAAAAGAGTATTGTTGAGAACAACACTTGCACTGACCGTAATGTTTGTAGCTTTGACAGTTCCGCATTTTGACGTCATCCTATCTCTATTAGGAGGAACAACAATAGTTCTAGTTAATTTTGTGTTCCCGCCTATGTTCTATATTATGTTATCAAAGCAACGAATACCTTCAGATGCCTATGGCCCACTTCCATCCCATCTTACTAAGCGAAAACAATCAGCGATCGATTCGACCTCTTTGGTTACTCAGTCTAGTTTTCAGTCTGAAGAAGATGTTTCAAATAATCCAGTTTGGACGCAAGTTCAAGTAGAACTACATGTTAAAGTTATTTTAAtagaaattataatttttggaaTAGTAGGAGGCGGTTGCTCAACCTATTTTTCAATTGCTTCTCTTGTTAACGGAAAATCAGGATTTACTGTGCCTTGTTATGTTAATACCAGCGTCGggctgtga
- the LOC120339772 gene encoding uncharacterized protein LOC120339772: MQEILQQSDIAYESLSPPVLQAQNKGLGIFTAAVFIVGTICGTGVQTIPQAIVYCGYIGPVIVVACGVLSCYTGTLLGRCWTILRTRYPEYESDRITDPYPTIAYRAGGKVAEIATRVCIDITLFGSDTVFMLLISENLSNLITNLGHHQFSICYLMLIITAVITPLTWFGTPKDFWQGGIIGAVTSIVASFFILGSLITAIPDNPNPQHADPQWSLFFSALGTILYAYSGASCFPTIQVDMKEPNKFPVSAVLGIITVMLVYLLVGIPGFVILGDDMDANVLNALPAGWILYTVNILITSHLIFAYLINNNPVCQEIEGFLKIPDRFGWKRILVRTLLALAAMFIGLTVPHFDIILSILGGSTIALTNFIFPPLFYLLLSRQRTPSQAYGSLPSYISNPRDYASDSSSLGTHIQSKEEDCQHPRWMQINLELHVKVLLIEIIMIGAFGGASSTYFSFASVFNGQSEFTVPCFVNMSVGI; this comes from the exons ATGCAAGAAATATTACAACAGTCTGACATTGCTTACGAATCGTTATCACCACCTGTTTTACAAGCG CAAAACAAGGGTCTTGGTATTTTCACAGCAGCTGTTTTTATAGTTGGCACTATATGCGGAACAGGAGTGCAAACTATTCCACAAGCTATTGTATATTGCGGATACATTG GACCAGTTATTGTTGTAGCGTGTGGGGTGTTGTCATGTTATACTGGTACTCTGCTTGGGAGGTGCTGGACTATACTTCGGACACGATACCCAGAGTATGAGAGTGACAGAATCACAGACCCGTATCCAACCATAGCTTATCGAGCTGGTGGAAAGGTTGCGGAAATTGCAACAAGAGTCTGCATTGACATCACATTATTTGGATCAG ACACGGTCTTCATGTTGCTGATATCGGAAAACCTCTCAAACCTAATTACTAACCTCGGACATCATCAGTTTTCGATATGCTACCTCATGTTGATAATCACTGCAGTCATAACCCCACTTACTTGGTTTGGAACACCAAAAGATTTCTGGCAAGGCGGAATAATAGGAGCCGTCACTAGCATTGTGGCTTCGTTTTTCATATTAGGAAGTTTGATTACA GCAATCCCTGATAATCCAAATCCTCAACATGCAGATCCTCAGTGGTCCTTATTCTTTAGCGCCCTGGGTACGATACTATATGCATACAGTGGGGCAAGCTGTTTTCCGACTATTCAAGTGGACATGAAAGAGCCCAACAAGTTTCCAGTATCCGCTGTCTTGGGAATCATAA CCGTGATGCTGGTTTATCTTTTGGTCGGGATACCAGGATTTGTGATTCTTGGGGATGACATGGATGCAAACGTACTCAATGCTCTACCGGCTGGATGGATATTATACACCGTTAATATTTTAATCACATCTCATCTAATTTTTGCTTATCTCATCAACAATAATCCCGTTTGTCAAGAGATTGAAGGCTTTCTAAAGATACCGGACA GGTTTGGTTGGAAGAGAATATTGGTTCGAACGCTTCTTGCATTAGCGGCAATGTTTATAGGTTTGACTGTTCCTCACTTCGATATAATACTGTCAATTTTGGGTGGATCGACTATTGCCTTGACAAATTTTATATTCCCGCCTCTATTCTATCTCTTACTTTCAAGACAGAGGACTCCTTCACAGGCGTACGGATCTCTCCCATCATATATCTCAAACCCTAGAGATTACGCTTCTGATTCGAGCTCATTAGGGACTCATATACAAAGTAAAGAAGAAGATTGTCAACATCCTCGTTGGATGCAAATAAACCTGGAGCTGCATGTCAAAGTTCTTTTGATAGAAATTATTATGATTGGTGCATTTGGTGGAGCTTCGTCTACGTACTTTTCTTTTGCTTCTGTATTCAACGGTCAATCCGAGTTCACAGTTCCATGTTTTGTTAACATGAGCGTTGGAATCTAG
- the LOC120339771 gene encoding uncharacterized protein LOC120339771 isoform X1 — translation MYGSTDLSFHGSTFSLSSNNLQRKNEEDRLGIATTALFIVGTMCGTGVLTIPQAVVNSGYIGPAIILTCGIKAAYTGTLLGKCWTILRNRYPEYENDRITDPYPTIAHRAGGRVAEIATRVCLDITMFGTKVVLLLLISSNISDSISDIGHHDFSLCYIVMITTGVLIPLSWLGTPKDFWQAGLIAACASIVAGFFVFGSMITSTSNQSSPEHAEPQWSLFMSAAGTILFSFGGASCFPTIQLDMRRPSKFPISAIIGISVVMSVYLLVGITGFVVLGDNMKPNVLNALPGDWMSYTVNILVTSHFFMAYLIFNNPVSQEIEGILKIPDKFCLKRVLLRTTLALTVMFVALTVPHFDVILSLLGGTTIVLVNFVFPPMFYIMLSKQRIPSDAYGPLPSHLTKRKQSAIDSTSLVTQSSFQSEEDVSNNPVWTQVQVELHVKVILIEIIIFGIVGGGCSTYFSIASLVNGKSGFTVPCYVNTSVGL, via the exons ATGTATGGATCAACGGATTTATCTTTTCATGGTTCCACATTTTCACTGTCGTCCAACAATTTGCAG AGAAAAAATGAAGAAGACCGACTTGGAATTGCAACAACCGCATTGTTTATTGTCGGAACGATGTGTGGAACTGGTGTACTAACTATCCCGCAAGCTGTCGTCAATAGTGGATACATTG GACCAGCCATTATTCTTACGTGTGGTATTAAGGCCGCGTATACGGGAACGCTTCTTGGTAAATGCTGGACAATACTACGTAATCGTTACCCAGAATATGAAAATGACAGAATTACGGACCCCTACCCAACTATAGCGCATCGAGCTGGAGGACGAGTTGCTGAAATTGCTACAAGAGTTTGCCTTGATATAACAATGTTTGGAACAA AAGTTGTGCTTCTGCTTCTGATATCTAGTAATATATCTGACTCTATATCCGACATAGGACATCATGATTTTTCTCTGTGTTATATCGTCATGATCACTACTGGAGTCTTGATTCCATTATCCTGGTTGGGAACACCAAAGGATTTTTGGCAAGCTGGACTTATTGCCGCATGTGCAAGTATTGTGGCTGGATTTTTTGTGTTTGGGAGCATGATAACA AGCACTTCAAATCAATCAAGTCCTGAACATGCGGAACCTCAGTGGTCCCTATTCATGAGTGCTGCAGGTACAATACTTTTTTCGTTCGGTGGAGCAagttgtttcccaaccattcAGCTTGATATGAGACGTCCATCCAAATTTCCAATATCAGCGATCATCGGAATTTCAG TTGTCATGTCGGTGTATCTTCTTGTCGGAATCACTGGGTTTGTGGTTCTCGGAGATAACATGAAACCAAATGTTCTTAATGCTCTACCTGGCGATTGGATGTCATACACGGTCAACATATTGGTGACATCGCATTTTTTCATGGCTTATCTCATCTTCAATAATCCTGTCAGTCAAGAGATTGAGGGTATCTTAAAAATACCGGACA aattttgcCTAAAAAGAGTATTGTTGAGAACAACACTTGCACTGACCGTAATGTTTGTAGCTTTGACAGTTCCGCATTTTGACGTCATCCTATCTCTATTAGGAGGAACAACAATAGTTCTAGTTAATTTTGTGTTCCCGCCTATGTTCTATATTATGTTATCAAAGCAACGAATACCTTCAGATGCCTATGGCCCACTTCCATCCCATCTTACTAAGCGAAAACAATCAGCGATCGATTCGACCTCTTTGGTTACTCAGTCTAGTTTTCAGTCTGAAGAAGATGTTTCAAATAATCCAGTTTGGACGCAAGTTCAAGTAGAACTACATGTTAAAGTTATTTTAAtagaaattataatttttggaaTAGTAGGAGGCGGTTGCTCAACCTATTTTTCAATTGCTTCTCTTGTTAACGGAAAATCAGGATTTACTGTGCCTTGTTATGTTAATACCAGCGTCGggctgtga
- the LOC120339438 gene encoding uncharacterized protein LOC120339438, with protein sequence MSEKTGSSPQSSTFSIQGEENQPQRKGLGVVTASVFIVGAICGSGVLAVPQAIVNIGYIGPIVLVACGLISSYTGSILGRCWTLLRARYPEYEHERITDPYPTIAHRAGGKVAEIATRVCIDVTLFGGATVFLLLIAGNISNLIANLGDKQFSLCYLLLIVTGVLTPFTWLGTPKDFWQAGVVAACTSVIASFFVFGSLMTAIPDLPNPQHAATQWSLFFSAFGTILFSFGGASCFPTIQVDMKQPNKFPVSVVIGISTVLAVYLLVGLTGFFVLGDDMEPNVLDALPPGWMSYTVNILVTSHLLMAFLIVSNPVSQEIEGFFKIPDKFGVKRILVRTSLSGMAMFVGLTVPHFDIILSLLGGSTIALTNFIFPPLFYLLLSRQRTPSAAHGPLPSYIQSSIETTSDSTSLHPQPHVQSREEDPAQPSWMQVDLELHIKVILIEIILIGIVGGVSSTYFSFASLVNGDSGFTVPCYVNVSVGL encoded by the exons ATGTCTGAAAAAACAGGATCGTCTCCACAAAGTTCTACATTCTCAATACAGGGAGAAGAG AATCAACCACAAAGAAAGGGTCTTGGTGTAGTGACAGCTTCAGTGTTCATTGTTGGAGCAATATGTGGGAGTGGAGTATTGGCTGTCCCACAGGCTATCGTTAACATCGGATATATAG GTCCTATCGTTCTCGTTGCCTGTGGACTTATTTCTTCATATACCGGCAGCATCCTCGGGAGATGTTGGACATTACTTCGTGCTCGATATCCCGAATATGAACACGAGAGAATTACTGATCCGTATCCAACCATAGCTCATAGAGCAGGAGGAAAAGTTGCCGAAATTGCTACAAGAGTTTGCATTGATGTTACGTTATTTGGAGGAG CCACAGTGTTCCTTCTGTTGATAGCGGGCAATATTTCAAATCTGATTGCTAATCTTGGCGATAAACAGTTTTCTCTTTGTTATTTATTACTTATTGTTACTGGAGTTCTTACTCCTTTCACGTGGCTAGGAACTCCAAAAGATTTTTGGCAAGCAGGAGTAGTGGCTGCATGTACGAGTGTGATAGcatcattttttgtatttggaAGTTTGATGACT GCTATTCCAGACCTTCCGAATCCACAGCATGCAGCAACGCAGTGGTCTTTATTCTTTAGTGCATTCGGTACGATATTATTCTCATTTGGAGGAGCAAGTTGTTTTCCAACTATCCAAGTCGACATGAAACAACCAAATAAATTTCCCGTATCTGTTGTAATTGGAATATCAA CCGTTCTGGCAGTTTATCTTCTTGTGGGACTCACTGGATTTTTTGTTCTTGGTGATGACATGGAACCAAATGTTCTCGATGCATTGCCTCCTGGATGGATGTCTTATACTGTTAACATTCTTGTTACATCACATCTTCTTATGGCGTTTCTTATCGTAAGCAATCCTGTCAGTCAAGAAATTGAAGGATTTTTTAAGATACCAGACA AATTTGGCGTCAAGAGAATACTGGTTCGAACGTCGTTGTCTGGAATGGCAATGTTTGTTGGTCTCACTGTTCCCCACTTTGACATTATTTTGTCGTTGTTGGGAGGTTCAACAATAGCTTTaaccaattttatttttccgcCTCTGTTCTACCTTTTGTTGTCGAGACAAAGAACTCCTTCTGCCGCTCATGGTCCTCTTCCATCATACATACAGTCTTCAATAGAAACCACCTCGGATTCAACATCACTGCACCCTCAACCTCACGTTCAATCGAGAGAAGAAGATCCTGCACAGCCAAGTTGGATGCAAGTTGATTTAGAGTTGCATATTAAAGTTATTTTAATAGAAATCATATTGATTGGTATAGTTGGAGGTGTTTCTTCCACTTACTTTTCATTTGCTTCTCTCGTTAACGGAGATTCCGGTTTTACAGTTCCTTGCTACGTCAATGTAAGCGTTGGGTTGTAG